A genome region from Baekduia alba includes the following:
- the sixA gene encoding phosphohistidine phosphatase SixA, producing the protein MSNQLWLLRHGEAEPHDARPDADRRLTERGEEQARTAGRALAALQLTFQAVYTSPKVRARDTALLACEALGEEPIVTPVLAEDFDVPDARDLLLGVEPDGRILVIGHNPDFAQVVYDLTGGRVDFKKGGVAGVRLDGTGGELIALLRPRELDRIDA; encoded by the coding sequence ATGTCCAACCAGCTCTGGCTGCTGCGGCACGGCGAGGCGGAGCCTCATGACGCGCGACCCGACGCCGATCGCCGCCTCACCGAGCGCGGCGAGGAGCAGGCCCGGACCGCGGGGCGGGCGCTCGCGGCGCTGCAGCTGACGTTCCAGGCGGTGTACACGAGCCCGAAGGTCCGGGCGCGCGACACCGCGCTGCTGGCCTGCGAGGCGCTGGGCGAGGAGCCGATCGTCACGCCGGTCCTGGCCGAGGACTTCGACGTCCCCGACGCCCGCGACCTGCTGCTCGGCGTCGAGCCCGACGGGCGGATCCTCGTGATCGGCCACAACCCGGACTTCGCGCAGGTCGTCTACGACCTCACGGGCGGGCGGGTCGACTTCAAGAAGGGCGGCGTCGCGGGCGTGCGCCTGGACGGGACGGGCGGCGAGCTGATCGCGCTGCTGCGCCCGCGCGAGCTGGACCGCATCGACGCCTGA
- a CDS encoding TetR/AcrR family transcriptional regulator: MLDSADVTPLDGRVARSRRTRAAIVEALVSLLEEGTPQPTVEEIAVRASVAPRTVFQHYADREALFAAVSAYREAHLQALMGAIDPASPLAQRIDEIVAQRARVFEWIAAVRRGALLMEPFSESVHASLEGFRQAKRAELQRVFASEIAARPAGERDALIAALGVAGCWSSWDALRVQQQLSVEEASAALRLTLRALLAAC; the protein is encoded by the coding sequence ATGCTCGACTCCGCGGACGTCACCCCACTGGACGGTCGCGTCGCACGATCCCGACGGACGCGCGCCGCGATCGTCGAGGCGCTCGTCAGCCTCCTCGAGGAAGGCACCCCGCAGCCCACGGTCGAGGAGATCGCGGTCCGCGCCTCCGTCGCCCCGCGCACGGTCTTCCAGCACTACGCCGACCGCGAGGCGCTGTTCGCCGCGGTCTCGGCCTACCGCGAGGCGCACCTGCAGGCGCTCATGGGCGCGATCGACCCCGCGTCGCCGCTGGCGCAGCGCATCGACGAGATCGTCGCCCAGCGGGCTCGCGTCTTCGAGTGGATCGCGGCGGTCCGCCGCGGCGCGCTGCTGATGGAGCCGTTCAGCGAGAGCGTGCACGCGTCGCTGGAGGGCTTCCGGCAGGCCAAGCGCGCCGAGCTGCAGCGCGTCTTCGCGAGCGAGATCGCGGCGCGGCCGGCCGGCGAGCGCGACGCGCTGATCGCGGCGCTCGGCGTCGCCGGGTGCTGGTCGTCGTGGGACGCGCTGCGCGTCCAGCAGCAGCTGAGCGTCGAGGAGGCCTCGGCCGCCCTGCGGCTGACGCTGCGGGCGCTGCTCGCCGCCTGCTGA
- a CDS encoding thioredoxin-like domain-containing protein: MDRVRVRAPELEGEGGWIGVEDLSLAQLRGKVVLLDFWTLACANCQRVVEELRGLERRFADVLAVVGVHSPKFPHEHEHAAVRAAVARHRIEHPVLDDPALTTWDAYAVKAWPTLVLVDAEGRVALTVSGEGHAVELAGAIERLVAEADAAGTLRRGPLELDAAIDAQGTGELAFPGKVALEDGATRAPRIAIADTGHDRVLICSLGGEVELELDGLYQPQGVRFDGVGDTAALLVCETGADRVWRVPLDGRSPRELITDRLKSPWDVVVWHGHAVIAEAGRHRLWAVDRAGELQVLAGTGAEALVDGPGLEAVLAQPSAMALTAEGDLAFLDAEASALRVVRSGTFAVETLAGAGLFAWGDDDGDGERARLQHPLGLSLGRGGELYVADTFNDLIRVWRGSHLWTVPVEGFAEPGGIAALPDGRLLVADTGNHRVVRVDPLRARAVTLDVGRPASSDEADAMPASVAGTIVQPAGSAVAVSLALDPGDDDLDPAGGPPIRVRAHADVPGLLREPTTWTAGALPVEVELALGEGSGRITVEVLAATCGPDACRLRRTQRAYDVLLT, from the coding sequence ATGGATCGCGTGCGCGTCCGAGCGCCGGAGCTCGAAGGAGAGGGTGGCTGGATCGGGGTCGAGGACCTGTCGCTGGCGCAGCTGCGCGGCAAGGTCGTGCTGTTGGACTTCTGGACGCTGGCGTGCGCGAACTGCCAGCGCGTGGTCGAGGAGCTGCGGGGGCTGGAGCGGCGGTTCGCCGACGTGCTCGCCGTCGTCGGCGTGCACTCGCCGAAGTTCCCGCACGAGCACGAGCACGCCGCGGTCCGGGCGGCCGTCGCGCGGCACCGGATCGAGCATCCGGTCCTCGACGACCCGGCGCTGACGACGTGGGACGCCTACGCGGTCAAGGCGTGGCCGACGCTCGTGCTCGTCGACGCCGAGGGAAGGGTCGCACTGACGGTCAGCGGCGAGGGGCACGCCGTCGAGCTGGCCGGGGCGATCGAGCGGCTGGTTGCCGAGGCCGACGCGGCGGGCACGCTGCGGCGCGGGCCGCTGGAGCTCGACGCGGCGATCGACGCGCAGGGCACCGGCGAGCTGGCGTTCCCGGGCAAGGTCGCGCTGGAGGACGGCGCGACGCGCGCGCCGCGGATCGCGATCGCCGACACCGGTCACGACCGCGTCCTGATCTGCTCGCTGGGCGGGGAGGTCGAGCTCGAGCTCGACGGGCTCTACCAGCCCCAGGGCGTGCGCTTCGACGGCGTCGGCGACACGGCGGCGCTGCTGGTCTGCGAGACCGGCGCCGACCGCGTCTGGCGGGTCCCGCTCGACGGCCGCTCGCCACGCGAGCTGATCACCGACCGGCTGAAGTCGCCCTGGGACGTCGTCGTCTGGCACGGCCACGCCGTGATCGCCGAGGCGGGCCGCCACCGCCTCTGGGCCGTCGACCGCGCGGGCGAGCTGCAGGTGCTCGCGGGCACGGGCGCCGAGGCGCTCGTCGACGGGCCGGGCCTGGAGGCCGTGCTCGCCCAGCCCAGCGCGATGGCGCTGACCGCCGAGGGCGACCTCGCGTTCCTCGACGCGGAGGCCAGCGCGCTGCGGGTCGTGCGCTCCGGGACGTTCGCCGTCGAGACGCTGGCCGGCGCGGGCCTGTTCGCGTGGGGCGACGACGACGGCGACGGCGAGCGCGCGCGGCTCCAGCATCCCCTCGGGCTGTCGCTCGGCCGCGGCGGCGAGCTGTACGTCGCCGACACCTTCAACGACCTGATCCGGGTCTGGCGCGGCTCGCACCTGTGGACCGTGCCGGTCGAGGGCTTCGCCGAGCCCGGCGGGATCGCGGCGCTGCCCGACGGGCGGCTGCTGGTCGCCGACACCGGCAACCACCGAGTTGTCCGTGTCGATCCGCTGCGCGCCCGCGCGGTCACGCTCGACGTGGGCCGGCCGGCGTCGTCGGACGAGGCCGACGCGATGCCCGCGTCGGTCGCGGGCACGATCGTGCAGCCCGCGGGCTCGGCCGTCGCGGTCTCGCTCGCCCTCGACCCCGGCGACGACGACCTCGACCCGGCGGGCGGGCCGCCGATCCGCGTGCGCGCGCACGCCGACGTCCCCGGGCTGCTGCGGGAGCCGACGACGTGGACGGCGGGCGCGCTGCCCGTCGAGGTCGAGCTGGCGCTGGGCGAGGGCTCGGGCCGCATCACCGTCGAGGTGCTCGCCGCCACGTGCGGCCCGGACGCCTGCCGCCTGCGCCGCACGCAGCGCGCCTACGACGTGTTGTTGACCTAA
- a CDS encoding DNA-formamidopyrimidine glycosylase family protein, whose amino-acid sequence MPELPEVEITARRLGEALAGATIATTLAPGINALKTFDPPLHALDGRQIEAVRRIGKHLVVDVSGDLHVLCHLMSAGRLQLYDKRASLRDRTSRLLIRVDGGNGERELRLREFGTKQAAWVKVLTPEGLATDDAIATLGPEAWPDPPKDLAALLKPVGARPLQAALRDQRVITGIGRSWVDEILWTAKLSPFKRANELDADEAATLRAAILERLGGAIAHYEDVVHLPIPDKLPLPLQVHRHHGEPCPRCGTTIEAVHYEDYVLCYCPEEQTGGRVLKDRRLSRLLK is encoded by the coding sequence ATGCCCGAGCTTCCCGAGGTCGAGATCACCGCGCGTCGCCTGGGCGAGGCGCTGGCCGGGGCGACGATCGCGACGACGCTGGCGCCCGGCATCAACGCGCTGAAGACGTTCGACCCGCCGCTGCACGCGCTCGACGGCCGCCAGATCGAGGCCGTGCGGCGGATCGGCAAGCACCTGGTCGTCGACGTCTCCGGCGACCTGCACGTCCTGTGCCACCTGATGAGCGCCGGCCGGTTGCAGTTGTATGACAAGCGCGCGTCGCTGCGCGACCGCACGTCGCGCCTGCTGATCCGGGTCGACGGCGGCAACGGCGAGCGCGAGCTGCGCCTGCGCGAGTTCGGGACCAAACAGGCGGCGTGGGTGAAGGTCCTGACGCCGGAGGGGCTGGCCACCGACGACGCGATCGCGACGCTCGGCCCGGAGGCGTGGCCCGATCCGCCGAAGGACCTCGCGGCGCTGCTCAAGCCCGTCGGCGCCCGGCCGCTGCAGGCCGCGCTGCGCGACCAGCGCGTCATCACCGGCATCGGCCGCTCGTGGGTCGACGAGATCCTGTGGACGGCGAAGCTCTCGCCGTTCAAGCGCGCCAACGAGCTGGACGCCGACGAGGCCGCGACGCTGCGCGCCGCGATCCTGGAGCGGCTCGGCGGGGCGATCGCCCACTACGAGGACGTCGTCCACCTGCCGATCCCCGACAAGCTGCCGCTGCCGCTCCAGGTCCACCGCCACCACGGTGAGCCGTGCCCGCGTTGCGGCACGACGATCGAGGCGGTGCACTACGAGGACTACGTGCTCTGCTACTGCCCCGAGGAGCAGACCGGCGGCCGCGTGCTGAAGGACCGCCGGCTGTCGCGGTTGTTGAAGTAG
- the bcp gene encoding thioredoxin-dependent thiol peroxidase — translation MGKIKEGTPAPDFELPDQHGEPVRLSSFRGQKVVLYFYPKANTPGCTTQACGIRDHHQDFTDIGAVVLGVSPDPVKAVKKFSEKQHLNFELLADEDHEVCEAYGVWVEKSMYGKTYWGAKRATFIIDADGVVRRAFKANPETHDADVLEALNELATAA, via the coding sequence ATGGGCAAGATCAAGGAAGGGACGCCGGCGCCGGACTTCGAGCTTCCCGACCAGCACGGGGAGCCGGTGCGGCTGTCCAGCTTCCGCGGCCAGAAGGTCGTGTTGTACTTCTACCCGAAGGCCAACACGCCGGGCTGTACGACGCAGGCCTGCGGGATCCGCGACCACCACCAGGACTTCACCGACATCGGCGCGGTCGTCCTCGGCGTCTCGCCCGATCCGGTCAAGGCCGTCAAGAAGTTCTCCGAGAAGCAGCACCTCAACTTCGAGCTGCTGGCCGACGAGGACCACGAGGTCTGCGAGGCCTACGGCGTCTGGGTCGAGAAGTCGATGTACGGCAAGACCTACTGGGGCGCCAAGCGCGCCACGTTCATCATCGACGCCGACGGCGTCGTCCGCCGCGCCTTCAAGGCCAACCCGGAGACGCACGACGCCGACGTGCTCGAAGCGCTCAACGAGCTGGCGACCGCCGCCTAG